A single Zootoca vivipara chromosome 1, rZooViv1.1, whole genome shotgun sequence DNA region contains:
- the TOMM20L gene encoding TOMM20-like protein 1: MERWAWRALLPWLLAGACGLAVLGYCLYFDHRRRSAPDFKRRLRESEWRGRHRLRLRGGAAKRRKECEKAKEHDAELREMKDTAKLQEFFLEEIQLGQVWLARGEHKKSIEHLANAIAVCTHPNQLMHVLKQTLPPHIFEMLLHNIPHAVQRLETALSDQDPTVE, translated from the exons ATGGAGCGCTGGGCGTGGCGGGCGCTGCTGCCGTGGCTCCTGGCGGGCGCCTGCGGCCTGGCCGTGCTGGGCTACTGCCTCTACTTCGACCACCGGCGCCGCAGCGCGCCAGACTTCAAGCGGAGGCTGAGGGAGAGTGAGTGGCGGGGAAGGCATCGCCTTCGCCTCAGAGGAGGAGCCGCGA aaagaagaaaagagtgTGAAAAGGCAAAAGAGCATGATGCAGAG TTACGTGAGATGAAAGATACTGCAAAGCTACAAGAGTTCTTTCTGGAAGAGATACAGTTGGGACAGGTGTGGCTGGCAAGAG GAGAGCACAAGAAGAGCATCGAACACCTTGCCAATGCCATTGCCGTGTGTACACATCCAAACCAGCTAATGCACGTCTTGAAGCAAACTCTACCCCCCCATATATTTGAGATGCTTCTGCACAACATTCCAcacgcagtgcaa cggcttgagacagccctgagtGACCAGGATCCTACCGTTGAATGA
- the TIMM9 gene encoding mitochondrial import inner membrane translocase subunit Tim9 gives MAGQISESDQIKQFKEFLGTYNKLTETCFLDCVKDFTSREVKPEEMTCSEHCLQKYLKMTQRISMRFQEYHIQQNEALAAKAGLLGQPR, from the exons ATGGCTGGACAAATATCAGAATCTGATCAGATCAAGCAG TTCAAGGAATTTCTTGGGACATATAACAAATTGACAGAAACCTGCTTCCTGGATTGTGTGAAAGATTTCACCAGCCGAGAAGTCAAGCCAGAAGAG ATGACTTGCTCAGAGCACTGCTTACAGAAGTATTTAAAAATGACCCAGAGGATATCTATGAGGTTTCAGGAGTACCACATTCAGCAGAATGAAGCGCTGGCTGCCAAAGCAGGACTTCTTGGCCAGCCTCGCTAA